The genome window GGGCATAATTAGGAACAACATTTCCTTTAGTTCAAGTTttgtctttttttcttcttgcagTAAATAGTGCCTTTTGTGCATTATTTTCCCAGAGCCCACTATCTAATTGTCTCAAATCTGCTACTAGTCGTATCTAATCTCCTTGGAAGCAAGTGACATGCCCCATGAATAAGTATTAAGTGACCTCATAACATGTAGTCATTGATGTTTATACAAAGATTTTTGGGAGAACTGAATTTTGTATGTGTGAAAAGATAGAGCTGATAAGTTTACCACCTGCACCACTTACTTGTCCATTTATAAAACTTATTATGTGGGAAAAATTTATTCATTAGTTCAATCTTCAGCCCACGGTGCATTTTGGTGTTTATCTATGCCTGTCAATAATGAATGTTGGTAGTTTGGCATCAGATTTATAGTATCTATGAGGTATAGGTATGCATATGCCTGCTTGTATGTATAGCTGCATATGCTTATTTCATTTGTATGACTTTTTAACTTGATTATTTAGCTATTTCCAAGCTATTATAGTTTTCATGGTTAAGAGGAGTGGTGTTGACTTTGAACTTTCTTAGGATTCAATCAAGGATTAGGTCCATTGCTTTCTGTCAGAGGGGAACACCTACTGTCAAGGATATCAAATGACGTTTTCCCATTTGATGATAAGGGAACTAGTAGCCATGAGGTAATTTTTTATCTGTATTAGTTCCAGTCCattgcaacttttttttttttggttgcattttttttctttgttctcaTTGTATATTTATTTGATGTCTAAAGACCTTGTGCATATGAAAGTTTGCTCTCCCACTTATAGGGCAATCATGTGCAAATTCTCTTTTGGGTGTCATTTCTAAATAAACTCGTTCCTTTTTCCCCCTGTTTAACTTTGGAAAAGTACAACGTTAGTTCTGAAGTTGTGTTAGCCATGGTGGGGAGATACTTCAGTCAGTACTTAAGTAATCACAGGACTAATTCTGGTGATAGCGtttgaaattcaaatagaaTCATAAATTGTGGTCGAGGACAAAGGATCGTCATGGAAAGTAAACCAGGTTATGGGATGGTTGTATTATGCTGACCAGGTGATAGCACGTGCTTCATAATAATCATATATAATGAAGATGGAAACTAGTTGCCTCCAGTTATACTGACTGTTTCCAAGCACCGGTTAATCAGTTTTTGTATAGTTGATCAGCACATATTGTTTTTAAGTTTCACCAAATCTATCTTCTATTAACTATTTCGTTTTTGGTACTAATTTACATTAATCTTAGTAGATGGTCATTGCATCAATTTTTCATATGAAAGTGGCTTATATAGACAAATTGGCTAATAGAAAAACATGGGGTTGCATAAGCTACTTATTTAAAGAAGATCCAGATTGCACTTATAAGGGGAGAGGGGAATGAGGAATGAGGTCAAAGTTGCTCTTGGAAAGAGgaatttggaacaagattgccTTTGAGAGTACTCATTTCATTATTTGCATGGGCTAAAAGATAATGCCTAATTTCTATGTTCTTTTACCTTCTCATGCTTGCAGGCATCATTTCTCTCGCTCAATCTGCACTCTCTTGCAGAACAACTTTCAAAAGCAAACTTAGCTGAAAGGCTTTTCATAGAACCAGATCTATTGCCTCCGGAAATGGTATACTTAATTCTTTTTGCTTCCTTCGTCAGTTTATTTGCCAAGAATATTCTTGTTGGTAGCCTTGGTAACAGATTAATATGTAAATATAAAAGTTTGAAAAGATGAGTTCAGTGCATTTTGCATACAATCCAACAGTCTTTTCTTCTGCTTGTTTACTTCTTGTTGCTATATCCTGTCTCATCAGTGGAACTGGAAATAAATGGGTTGGACAAATGACGAgtgcttttcttcttcttcttcttttcttggtgAGGGAGGGTCTATCAATGGAAAAGCTTAGAATCTGTAAGTGACTCATGTGCACATAAACTAACACGTCTGCAGGTATGTCTAAGAGGACAAGAAAATGCTTTAACATCATGAAGAGGCAGGGGGTGTAAGTATTATAGTACGTGTATTGCTACTTTGATCCACTTTCTCAGTTAAACTGAGCACAAAGAAAATCATGTAAAGCATCCAAGGTGAAATTCAACATATGAAGAAGTAAATCAGTTAATAGCAAAGATTTAATAGCCAGAGACAGTAATTTGCTTTGTGCAGTTATTTCCTTATTGTCCATTTAGGTCATGTTTGCTGGACTTTCGATTCTGCTTCCTTCTTAACTCACTTTCCAGGGTTCCCTCCACATTTCTTTCTGGGCTCTTAAAAGCTTCTACATTGTTCTTTTATGTGTCCAAAAGTTGTTGGCTTGTTTACTTCCCTGATATATTAGTTGAATTAGCTTATTTGTGCATTACATTTATAACAGATTAATGCCAATGCTTTGTGTATCTTTGGTTGTAATTTACATTTTAACCATATTCTTCCATAAAAAACGTTCTCACTTATTTGATTGAAGATATTATTACTGGTCATCCCTTAAACTTGAAGtgtttttttcttaaaaccacAGCAAATTGTTAAAAATTGCTTTTGTTTCAGGTCAAATAACAAAGTAGAGAATGGTTGGTAGAAATGAACAGGAAAAAATGGCCTTTTTTTCCCCCAATTTAAGtaacaagatgaagatgattgtTGGAAAAGCAATTTGATCCCAACTTAATTGGaataacttttctttttctgtttctgCACAAGGTAGTTATCTTCAAGTATTGGAGGAAATTCTTTGGTCCTCGGATATTTTAAGAAGCACCTTTCCACTATTAACTTCTTAGCAGATCTGCTGCTTTTGCTATTGTGGTTGATTATCTTGGTTTACATTGCTTTGGTGTTTAGTGTTTTCAGTTTCCATGTAACAAACAAGTTAATATTCCCATCTCAATCAAATTTATCCGAAGAAAAGCAATTCTGAAATATATGCTACGATAAAATTGACTATTGACTCAATGTACAGCTGCTATGAGCATGAGATCTTTCCTctatctgttttttttttttcaaaatctttttaACTTAAAGTGTACATTCTGTTGCTTACAAAAAATCATATGTGGCAGTGCACCGAGTTATATGCCAACAATGAGAAAAATCCTGATGAGCTTCAGGCTACAGGTAGTACTGAAGCTACAGAAAGCGAATTTGCTGGACAACCTTCCAGTATTATCTCTAAAGAAAATAGGAACATCCTTTTGTCTCAAGAATACATGTCATCTAACTCCAGCAGAGTCAGTCAGTTTTCTGTGCCAACTTCTATAGACCACCGAGCAGATGACCTCAAAGAAATCAGTAGAAGCACGTCAGTAAAGTTGACTTCAGGTGTTTCTATAGATTCCAGCTCTGAAAAACCATCAAGATTTGAGGCTGCAAAAGCAGAAGCAGAGCTTGATATGCTTCTTGACTCGTTTGGCGAAACAAAGTTCTTCGACTCCAGTTGGATGGCGGGGGAGTCCAGTCAGAGATCGGGTCAAGAAGAAGGTTCAACCTTTCAGTCAGTCTCAGTGGCTGCGCAACATGTGAGGGAAGGGCCTGATGCGACCTACTCTGGAAGGATGGATGCCGCCCTTGATGATAGTCTTGATGACATACTAAAAGATACATCACATCTCATAAATACGAAAGCAGTATCACCATTAAATGAGGTAAAGGCTGCTTCCAATGAAGCCCCCACTGCCTCTCAACCTCATTCCAAGTCTAAAATTTTGGATGACTTTGATTCCTGGTTAGATACAATCTAGtcatttttggaaagaaagttGGCTTCCTGTAAACTTCTTTGTTGCATTTAGTTTGTAGAATGATGTAAAAACTGTGTGTCTAGTGTGGTattcaattcaaaatttgcTTGATAAACAGTGTCAATAGCTCATGGTTACCAGTGTCAACTATTTTTGTAGAGGGACTACATAATAGCACCTCTCCAATAGGAAAAGGACAATTTTATGACTTCATCTAATTCCTCACCTCATATCCCATTGCTTTTGGGCTCATGGTCAATAGTATTTGTGCAGAAATTTTTTCTGCCTGGTAGAATATCATCTGCTGACAACCAGAAATGAAATtggttctttgttttttttcccccaGCTCTAATGCTTGCTTGCTGTTTGCAGATCAAGAGGTTCTTGATCGATCTCATATGTGAATTTTCTGTGCGCTGATTACACCTTTCATGTCATTGATACTTAACAACAGCAGTTTGCTATTTGTTTGATGTCAATATATGTCCACAAAGAAAGTTTGAGTAATATGATGTGCTTGATTTTGAAGATTTGGTGTCTTCAAGTTGGCCAATAGACACAGGATCTGGATGAGATATGGATGCCAATGGTGAACAAATAAATACATCCCACAACTCATAAGTTGAGGCCATCATAGTAGTTAGCATTTATTTGGATAACATGTTTGACCTACCTCAGCCCAGATGTTTTGTCAGATTGCATCATAATCTGTTCTtgctttctctttcctctctgtCTTTTTTCGTGGACAACTAGATAGGATATGAAACTCCTATCCCATCCCATTTTGATCTCTCTCTTTCCACCAGGGAATGGGGGTCCAATTGGCATTTTATCCCCAGATTGATTGTAAATACGTATTAAAGACAATAACGGATAGCCGAAACTTTTTAATGTGTTGTTGTTAGTGGACTTGAAAGTTGATTCCTCCACCCGCAATCATCCTGAAGTAGAAAGAAATTTGGAGCTCTTTGAGTCTAAGACTAGTTATCTATCCAATTTTGGATGCTAATTTAATCCTGAAGTAGAAAGAAAATTGGAGTTCTTTGAGCCTAAGACTAGTTATCCATCCAATTCTGGATGCTGAGTGGTGTCAAGCCTGATTTCTTATCGTTGTAAAAGTCTAtcaacttaacaaaaataaaaaaatcatttcaataTTTAGCACTTATCGAGATGCAATATATATaaagataaaaatatatttaagaaaatgaaaagataattgaaaaaaagTGTCTGTAGACaatatttcaaatgaaaaataaataaatcaataacCTCCTATCCAAAAGGACTAGGGAGGAGATGATTGGTGAATTGCGATCCTTCATCTGTTCTAGATTATGATGATAGTTTTTTTACATAGTTTTACCGCTCTAAGATCAACATTTAGAGGAGAAACTAATCttcttcttattcttttttgtttttcccaaTTCTCCCATCTCATTTCATACATTTCCTACCTCCAACCGTTCCATCTAGAATTCAAACCCTGAATTTGATAGCAAGGAGAAATCTAATAGTCCTCTCTTGATGACGGGGTCACGATAAACTAAATTTGTTGTTCCTTACATGTGTTAAATTGCTTGATTTGACTCCTTcgttttttgaaattatctacTTGGTTATTTTGGTGCTTTGTGAGAAGGAACCATGGCTGGTTCTAGAACTCGAAGGTGATAGGCTTGAAAGGGCAATTGCCTGTTCTACAATGCAGTCGTGACTCTAAATAATGCAGACAAGAAAACTCAATAGATATGAAATGATCTTGTGAATATGTCAGCAAATAATACGGCAGAATAGAAACCGGCAAAACCACATGGCTCTCCTGGTGGTCGTGGCCAGTGGCCACCAGCCCTGTGAGTTGCCGGTTTACTTCTTTTTTctacaaattatttaattgaacaAGGTTAGTGGAGTGGATGCgctttatatttttctatattgaAAATTATTTCCTTTTTGCTACAATCAAATCAACAAAGATTGTCCTACCTATACTTTTATATCATAATACAATATTAGTAAACGAAAATAAATAGGTTAATGTTATTGGCgcggtatttttttttttaatatcaatctattttttttatgtgattttGCAAAAAACTACAAAAGAGATAAAAGTGTCATTAACAATGCTTAAATACGGATTAATAACCTTCACAATTGCAGTGGTAATAGCATATGTAGTCACTATCAAAACAAAATATAGGCATTAAACTTATCAATTGATAATCAACAAATATTagctttttttttggtaactcGAAACATATCCTACACGAACCCTTTGGACCGAGCCGGCACACCAAACTGGAGGGAACGCTGCAGTCCACGCAACGTTTTTCCGGGCGAGTCACAAATATTAGCTTTTCCAAGTGAGATTTGTTGTAACTAGGCAACATTGAAAGCCGCCGTGCTCTTGTCACTTTGTCAAATGTCCAAACCAAAAACACACACTAAgttagcaatttgcaagtaattaatgaaGCATCCCCAAAGCAAATTTAGTATTATAAATTAGTCCTTTTAATTACGGAATATTCAAAGCAAATCAAATCCAGTTCGGTAGGCTTTGTATTACTGGTATTGCTCAATATCCCAAAAGTATGAAGATAGAGAAAATCCattaaaatttctattttcTGTAATCAAATCTCCAAACTATATGGTCCAAGTCAAGCTGATCTAAACTTTCCATCTCCTCCATTCAATTGATGAAGAAAGGTGGGAATTTGccagaatttgaagaaaaagaaa of Coffea arabica cultivar ET-39 chromosome 5c, Coffea Arabica ET-39 HiFi, whole genome shotgun sequence contains these proteins:
- the LOC113689888 gene encoding uncharacterized protein, yielding MDAKALAKSKRAHSLHHSKKHHSSPTSKATPSSATSSSGKKPTNKQARDKPYQSQSSKALPTNWDRYEEEYGSGSEDSPQVSTSQASDVVVPKSKGADYAYLISEAKAQSQANSSSKSFSLFDDFLDGFNQGLGPLLSVRGEHLLSRISNDVFPFDDKGTSSHEASFLSLNLHSLAEQLSKANLAERLFIEPDLLPPEMCTELYANNEKNPDELQATGSTEATESEFAGQPSSIISKENRNILLSQEYMSSNSSRVSQFSVPTSIDHRADDLKEISRSTSVKLTSGVSIDSSSEKPSRFEAAKAEAELDMLLDSFGETKFFDSSWMAGESSQRSGQEEGSTFQSVSVAAQHVREGPDATYSGRMDAALDDSLDDILKDTSHLINTKAVSPLNEVKAASNEAPTASQPHSKSKILDDFDSWLDTI